A genomic region of Xanthomonas fragariae contains the following coding sequences:
- a CDS encoding DUF3772 domain-containing protein — MRRVLLIAALWMVSVGAAVAQDQDTLLEDAQTQLDSMQKVLTQAEAGMDESDTDQLRKLADDVIGAQRQAQDLARTLEPPLKELSVRLEGLGVEQKNEPPDLHDQRQSLTKERDRLDAEFKRANLLALEAKDLADRLESERAHRFSELLSTRVASPLSPKLWNQIAQQWPDDRARLQGLSDKAVQVVRTGAPANGIAGLVTGTLVALLLAFPLRIFLRHLGRRYAASRAPGGRLRRSGLALWFLLVGTLSLGTAVWALAESVRALSELPADLEQLLSAVVVISYVAAFVGSLTASLLMKHQPTWRLFPLDDATVDRLRVHCLATAAVSWCSGMAIRINDVARSSSALTTATDAVAALLYAGLILSALAGLSLSLRAHAANVGAADPGSSAPPPVVSRGGGYIVLIRLLGHLAVIVALVAALFGYINLALFVEQQIIWITLVCSVLGLLVMFADDLTTWVFKPESRFSRALSHALSISSSRLVQVGLLMSAAVRVLLVLLGIAALVTPYGANLAAVTGWLENVSHGITIGKELIITPSDVARALCVFLLGMGLVHVVQKWLLNTYLPKTELDAGARNSISTVARYLGWLIVVVWGLTALGLDLKRLALVLSALSVGIGFGLQAITQNFVSGLILLAERPVKIGDWVRIGDQEGDVRKISVRATEIQVGDRSTLIVPNSELITKSVRNMTLSNPMGRVQLQFSVPLETDVAKVRDMLLALFSEHAKVLADPVPLVFIDSVAGGHVNFNSFAYVSSPRDSYGVRSELFFTLLQRMGAMGIALQSPQEIRFSRAGAAVARDAGDGESSTSSQ, encoded by the coding sequence TTGCGGCGTGTGCTGCTGATTGCCGCGCTGTGGATGGTGAGCGTGGGCGCTGCGGTGGCGCAGGACCAGGACACGCTGCTGGAGGATGCGCAGACCCAGCTGGACAGTATGCAGAAGGTGCTGACTCAGGCCGAAGCGGGGATGGACGAATCCGACACCGACCAGCTGCGTAAGCTGGCCGACGACGTCATAGGCGCGCAACGGCAGGCGCAAGATCTTGCGCGCACGCTGGAGCCGCCGCTCAAAGAGCTCAGCGTACGACTGGAAGGGCTTGGGGTCGAACAGAAAAATGAACCGCCCGACTTACATGACCAGCGCCAGTCACTGACCAAAGAGCGCGATCGGCTGGATGCCGAGTTCAAACGCGCCAACCTGTTGGCATTGGAAGCCAAGGATCTGGCCGATCGGCTCGAGAGCGAGCGCGCGCACCGCTTCAGCGAGCTGTTGTCCACGCGGGTGGCTTCGCCGCTGTCGCCAAAGCTGTGGAACCAGATCGCACAGCAATGGCCCGACGACCGCGCACGCCTGCAGGGACTTTCCGACAAGGCGGTGCAGGTGGTGCGCACGGGAGCACCGGCCAACGGCATCGCAGGTCTGGTGACCGGTACGCTGGTGGCGCTATTGCTGGCGTTTCCGCTGCGCATCTTCCTGCGGCATCTGGGGCGGCGTTATGCGGCTTCGCGTGCGCCCGGCGGGCGCTTGCGACGCTCCGGGCTCGCCCTTTGGTTCCTGCTGGTCGGCACGCTGAGCCTGGGTACGGCCGTATGGGCGCTGGCCGAAAGCGTGCGTGCGCTAAGCGAGCTCCCTGCGGATCTGGAGCAGTTGCTGAGTGCGGTTGTGGTAATCAGTTATGTCGCTGCCTTCGTCGGTTCGCTCACCGCCAGCCTGTTGATGAAGCATCAGCCCACCTGGCGGCTGTTCCCGCTGGACGATGCCACGGTGGATCGTTTGCGTGTGCATTGCCTGGCCACGGCGGCGGTGAGCTGGTGCAGTGGCATGGCGATCAGGATCAACGATGTGGCACGCAGCAGTAGCGCGTTGACCACCGCCACCGATGCGGTCGCGGCACTGCTGTATGCCGGGTTGATCCTGTCTGCCTTGGCTGGTTTGAGTCTTTCATTACGCGCGCACGCCGCCAATGTGGGCGCAGCCGATCCCGGCAGCAGCGCGCCGCCGCCGGTGGTCTCGCGCGGCGGTGGTTACATCGTGCTGATCCGTCTGCTTGGCCATCTGGCAGTGATCGTGGCGCTGGTGGCGGCCTTGTTCGGCTACATCAATCTGGCGCTGTTCGTGGAACAGCAGATCATCTGGATCACCTTGGTGTGCAGCGTGCTCGGGTTGCTGGTGATGTTTGCCGATGATCTGACCACCTGGGTGTTCAAGCCGGAGAGCCGTTTCAGCCGTGCCCTGTCGCATGCGTTGAGCATCAGCAGCAGCCGGCTGGTGCAGGTGGGATTGCTGATGTCCGCGGCGGTGCGTGTGCTGCTCGTGCTGCTGGGCATTGCAGCGTTGGTGACGCCGTACGGTGCCAACCTAGCCGCCGTGACCGGCTGGCTGGAGAACGTCTCGCACGGCATCACTATCGGTAAGGAGCTGATCATCACGCCCAGCGACGTGGCCAGGGCGCTGTGCGTGTTCCTGCTCGGCATGGGCCTGGTGCACGTGGTGCAGAAGTGGTTGCTCAACACCTATCTGCCCAAGACCGAGCTCGATGCCGGCGCGCGCAATTCGATTAGCACGGTGGCGCGATATCTGGGATGGTTGATCGTGGTGGTGTGGGGTCTGACCGCGTTGGGACTGGACTTGAAACGGCTTGCGCTGGTGTTGAGCGCACTGTCGGTGGGTATCGGTTTCGGTCTGCAGGCGATCACGCAGAACTTCGTGTCGGGGCTGATTCTGCTGGCAGAGCGGCCGGTGAAGATCGGCGACTGGGTCCGTATCGGCGACCAAGAAGGCGACGTGCGCAAGATCAGCGTACGTGCGACCGAAATTCAAGTGGGCGACCGCTCTACCTTGATCGTGCCGAATTCGGAATTGATCACCAAGAGCGTGCGCAACATGACGCTGTCCAATCCGATGGGCCGGGTGCAGCTGCAGTTTTCGGTGCCCCTGGAAACCGACGTGGCCAAGGTGCGCGACATGCTGCTGGCATTATTCTCCGAGCATGCGAAGGTGTTGGCCGATCCGGTGCCGTTGGTGTTCATCGATTCGGTGGCCGGCGGGCACGTCAACTTCAATTCGTTTGCCTACGTCAGCAGTCCGCGCGATTCGTATGGCGTACGTAGCGAGTTGTTCTTCACGCTGCTGCAGCGGATGGGCGCCATGGGAATTGCGTTGCAGTCGCCCCAGGAGATCCGCTTCAGTCGTGCGGGCGCGGCAGTGGCGCGCGATGCCGGAGATGGGGAGTCTTCGACGTCCTCGCAGTGA
- the glgA gene encoding glycogen synthase GlgA, whose translation MVATMPLHATTARLERSTMLPTLNKSGRPRDARGRFIRHHERLPVSLADTRGALFVVSEMADFIKAGGLGDVAAALPRALRHRYDVRVLIPGYRAVLERAGKVEIVGRVLAHAALPACDIGRIVQSDGLPIYILLSKELFERDGSPYVSTSGSEFEDNAIRFATLSHAAAQIAAGHAGLGWKPRLLHLNDWPCALAAAYVRWSGGTTPCLLTIHNLAYQGLVPYSMAAALGIPAEHVADLEFYGQMSFLRGGIVNADHVNTVSVSYAKQIIGPAQGCGLDRLLAARAAKGTLTGIVNGIDASWDPRTDQYLDSHFSVNQWHGRQANAAQVRKAFGLRESTGPLFAVVSRLVHQKGLDLICEVAPQIVAAGGQIAVIGGGEPEIEQRVAELTRRYPGQVGAFIGFEEGLARRMFAGADFLLMPSRFEPCGLSQMYAQRFGCLPIAHATGGLIDTVDDGVTGFLFQHASVEALRRCLERAFRTFRLPSLLAAMRRAAMLRPSGWDVAGKKYLSLYERTAATAPAFATVS comes from the coding sequence ATGGTTGCCACGATGCCGCTTCACGCTACCACCGCACGCTTAGAGCGCAGCACGATGCTCCCTACTCTGAACAAGAGCGGGCGACCGCGTGATGCACGCGGACGTTTCATCCGTCACCACGAGCGGTTGCCGGTGTCGCTGGCCGACACGCGCGGTGCCTTGTTCGTGGTATCGGAGATGGCCGACTTCATCAAGGCCGGTGGTCTGGGCGATGTGGCGGCCGCGCTGCCACGCGCGCTGCGCCATCGCTACGACGTGCGGGTGTTGATCCCCGGTTACCGTGCGGTGCTCGAGCGCGCCGGCAAGGTGGAAATCGTTGGTCGCGTGTTGGCGCATGCTGCGCTGCCGGCCTGCGACATCGGTCGCATCGTGCAGTCCGACGGCCTACCGATCTACATCCTGTTGTCCAAGGAACTGTTCGAACGGGACGGCTCGCCATACGTGAGCACCAGCGGGTCGGAGTTCGAAGACAACGCGATTCGCTTCGCCACCTTGTCGCATGCTGCCGCGCAGATCGCCGCCGGCCATGCCGGGCTGGGCTGGAAGCCGCGCCTGCTGCATCTCAACGATTGGCCATGCGCTTTGGCGGCGGCGTATGTGCGTTGGTCCGGTGGCACCACGCCGTGCCTGCTCACCATCCACAACCTGGCCTATCAGGGCCTGGTGCCGTATTCGATGGCCGCTGCGCTGGGCATTCCCGCCGAGCATGTGGCCGACCTGGAGTTTTACGGGCAGATGTCATTTCTGCGCGGCGGCATCGTCAATGCCGACCATGTCAACACGGTCAGTGTCAGCTACGCCAAGCAGATCATCGGCCCGGCGCAGGGTTGCGGGCTGGATCGTTTGCTGGCCGCTCGTGCGGCCAAGGGCACACTCACCGGCATCGTCAACGGTATCGATGCCAGCTGGGACCCGCGGACCGACCAATACCTGGATTCGCATTTCAGCGTGAACCAGTGGCATGGCCGTCAGGCCAATGCTGCGCAGGTGCGCAAGGCGTTCGGGCTACGCGAGAGCACCGGCCCGTTGTTTGCGGTGGTGTCGCGGCTGGTGCATCAGAAGGGCCTGGACCTGATCTGCGAGGTCGCGCCGCAGATTGTGGCGGCCGGTGGCCAGATCGCAGTGATCGGCGGCGGCGAGCCGGAGATCGAACAACGTGTTGCCGAGCTGACCCGGCGCTATCCTGGCCAGGTCGGTGCCTTCATCGGTTTCGAGGAAGGTCTGGCGCGGCGTATGTTTGCCGGTGCCGACTTCCTGCTGATGCCCTCGCGTTTCGAGCCCTGCGGCCTGAGCCAGATGTACGCGCAGCGCTTCGGCTGCCTGCCGATTGCGCACGCCACCGGTGGACTGATCGACACCGTGGACGATGGCGTCACCGGTTTCCTGTTCCAGCACGCCAGCGTGGAAGCGTTGCGCCGCTGCCTGGAGCGCGCGTTCCGCACCTTCCGTCTGCCCAGCCTGCTGGCGGCGATGCGGCGTGCGGCGATGCTGCGTCCCAGTGGCTGGGATGTGGCCGGCAAGAAGTATCTGTCTCTCTACGAACGCACCGCCGCAACCGCGCCCGCGTTTGCGACGGTGTCATGA
- a CDS encoding ABC1 kinase family protein: MALSPNDPYRAPAQPASPADTSVVGGMSRRTQILRLLLRYRGSGVFAGMSLDPAAINEYEVPAEGTPDQFVSDLESLGPTFVKLGQMLSTRPDIVPPEFATALERMQENTSSVAVERIRQIIEEELGVSVKKAFSFFDPVPLGCASLAQVHRAALRDGTPVAIKVQKPEVAAQVRSDLDVLKSFATAADRLTGIGRRVRFADWLGEFGKTLRAELNYEDEAETLLRFGQHLKPFPLLWVPQPVWDLSSREVLTMQLAEGVRVDRISGLRRTEQPMDKLAAELVKGYLDQMFVHGEIHADPHPGNLRVLQDGRLAIFDLGMVAHVPPRLRERLLKLLFAAVDGRGEEVAEETIALSTRLEDYDEDRHQRETGQMIARYAAHDTTSEGRIVLDLVRIATSNGLRTPPELSLLGKTLLNLEGVCRALSPTLDTRRVVERHLQHVMRARLKKSLSAANLASEAMELQHLVREGPRRMSEILSLAAENRLQMRVTGLEESHLMESLQKIANRVAAGIVTAALIMASAQMMRIETGLQLWGYPAIALALFLLGVVLGLGIVLSALLFDRRVRAREERGHR; this comes from the coding sequence ATGGCCTTGAGTCCGAACGACCCGTACCGCGCACCGGCCCAGCCCGCGAGCCCGGCAGATACTTCCGTGGTAGGCGGCATGAGCCGGCGGACGCAGATCCTGCGCCTGTTGCTGCGGTATCGCGGGTCGGGCGTATTTGCCGGCATGAGTCTGGATCCGGCAGCGATCAACGAGTACGAAGTCCCCGCAGAAGGTACGCCGGACCAGTTCGTCTCCGACCTGGAATCGCTCGGCCCCACCTTCGTCAAATTGGGTCAGATGTTGTCAACGCGCCCGGACATCGTGCCGCCGGAGTTCGCCACCGCGCTTGAGCGCATGCAGGAAAACACCAGCTCGGTAGCCGTGGAACGCATCCGCCAGATCATCGAAGAAGAGCTGGGCGTGTCGGTCAAAAAAGCGTTCTCGTTTTTCGATCCGGTGCCGCTGGGCTGCGCCTCGCTGGCGCAGGTGCATCGCGCTGCGTTGCGCGATGGCACGCCGGTGGCGATCAAGGTACAAAAACCCGAGGTCGCTGCGCAGGTGCGCTCGGATCTGGACGTGCTCAAGAGTTTTGCCACCGCTGCCGATCGGCTGACCGGCATCGGGCGGCGCGTGCGCTTTGCCGATTGGTTGGGCGAATTCGGCAAGACCCTGCGCGCCGAACTCAACTACGAAGACGAAGCGGAAACCTTGTTGCGCTTCGGTCAACATCTCAAGCCATTCCCGCTGCTGTGGGTTCCGCAACCGGTCTGGGACCTGAGCAGCCGCGAGGTGCTGACCATGCAGCTGGCTGAAGGCGTGCGCGTGGACAGGATTTCGGGCCTGCGCCGTACCGAACAACCGATGGACAAGCTGGCGGCCGAGTTGGTCAAGGGCTATCTGGACCAGATGTTTGTGCATGGCGAAATTCATGCCGACCCGCATCCGGGCAACCTGCGCGTCCTGCAAGACGGGCGCCTGGCGATCTTCGACCTGGGCATGGTCGCGCACGTCCCGCCGCGCTTGCGCGAGCGCCTGCTCAAGCTGTTGTTTGCGGCTGTCGATGGCCGCGGCGAGGAAGTCGCCGAAGAGACCATCGCACTTAGCACGCGTCTGGAGGATTACGACGAAGACCGCCATCAGCGCGAAACCGGGCAGATGATCGCGCGCTACGCCGCGCATGACACGACATCCGAAGGCCGCATAGTGCTGGACCTGGTGCGCATCGCCACCTCCAACGGTTTGCGCACGCCACCAGAACTAAGTCTGCTTGGCAAGACGCTGTTGAATCTGGAAGGCGTCTGTCGCGCGTTGTCGCCAACTCTGGATACACGTCGCGTCGTGGAGCGCCACCTGCAACACGTGATGCGCGCGCGCCTGAAAAAATCGCTGTCCGCTGCCAACCTGGCCAGCGAAGCGATGGAACTGCAGCATCTTGTGCGCGAAGGGCCGCGCCGCATGTCCGAAATTCTTTCGCTGGCCGCGGAAAACCGATTGCAGATGCGCGTCACCGGCCTTGAAGAGTCGCACCTCATGGAAAGCCTGCAAAAGATCGCCAACCGCGTTGCGGCCGGCATCGTGACTGCAGCGCTGATCATGGCCTCGGCGCAGATGATGCGTATCGAAACCGGCTTGCAGCTGTGGGGCTATCCGGCGATAGCGCTAGCGCTGTTCCTGCTCGGCGTCGTGCTTGGCTTGGGCATCGTGCTCAGCGCATTGTTGTTCGACCGCCGCGTGCGTGCGCGCGAAGAGCGTGGGCATCGATAG
- a CDS encoding DUF808 domain-containing protein: MAGASLFTLLDDIAALLDDVSVLTKVAAKKTAGVLGDDLALNAQQVTGVSADRELPVVWAVAKGSLVNKVILVPAALAISALEAWLSGRGYSVPLVMPLMMIGGAYLCFEGVEKLAHKAMHDEEEQAQRHAERTRALADQNVDLVALEKDKVKGAIRTDFILSAEIIVLSLGVVAGVSFGQQIAVLVAIALAMTIGVYGLVAAIVKLDDLGLYLAKKGAALAAFGRGILVAAPWLMKFLSVAGTLAMFLVGGGILVHNIPALHHLAVDLATSSGSLGWLVEALSNMSVGVVAGALVLGAVTLFQKLRGKKPH, translated from the coding sequence ATGGCCGGTGCCAGCCTGTTCACCCTGCTCGACGACATCGCCGCGCTGCTGGACGACGTTTCCGTCCTTACCAAGGTTGCGGCCAAAAAGACCGCTGGCGTGCTCGGCGACGATCTAGCGCTCAACGCGCAGCAGGTGACCGGCGTCAGCGCGGACCGCGAATTGCCGGTGGTGTGGGCCGTGGCTAAGGGCTCGCTGGTCAACAAGGTGATCCTGGTGCCGGCGGCGCTGGCGATCAGTGCTTTGGAAGCCTGGCTAAGCGGACGCGGTTACAGCGTCCCGTTGGTGATGCCGCTGATGATGATCGGCGGCGCCTATCTGTGCTTTGAAGGTGTGGAGAAACTCGCGCACAAGGCCATGCACGACGAGGAAGAACAAGCGCAGCGGCATGCCGAACGCACCCGCGCGCTTGCCGACCAGAACGTGGACTTGGTGGCGCTGGAAAAGGACAAGGTCAAGGGCGCGATCCGCACCGACTTCATCCTGTCGGCAGAGATCATCGTGCTGTCGTTGGGCGTGGTGGCCGGCGTGTCGTTCGGGCAGCAGATCGCGGTGCTGGTGGCGATCGCGCTGGCGATGACCATCGGCGTATATGGCTTGGTCGCGGCGATCGTGAAGCTGGACGACCTGGGCCTATACCTGGCCAAGAAGGGCGCCGCGCTTGCCGCGTTCGGTCGCGGTATCCTGGTGGCCGCACCATGGCTGATGAAGTTCCTGTCGGTGGCCGGCACGCTGGCCATGTTCCTGGTCGGCGGCGGTATCCTGGTGCACAACATCCCGGCGCTGCATCACCTGGCGGTGGATCTGGCCACCTCGTCCGGCAGCCTGGGCTGGTTAGTCGAGGCGCTGAGCAACATGTCGGTTGGCGTCGTTGCCGGTGCGCTCGTGCTGGGCGCGGTGACGCTTTTCCAGAAGCTGCGTGGGAAGAAGCCTCATTGA
- a CDS encoding glycoside hydrolase family 10 protein has product MRAPHEPTASSAGRYGIGRRRFLGLGSAAVAAGIVGSPACAAIPFVGQMRATWVTSAFNLDWPSAASVQIVDPAERVRVQQQELLAIVDQAQAMHLNTLVFQVKPCADALYRSRILPWSPVLTGVLGKHPGFDPLAFLLRHAHARGIHVHAWLNPYHVSTRLDQATLNAFTTASNDSPQSVYVRHPDWVGVAADRLMLNPGLPAVRRWICKVVAELVACYNVDGVQFDDYFYTESAQSPFDDAQTYATYGSGFADKGDWRRHNTYRLMREVAGTIRAIRPGVAFGVSPAGVWRNRQDDPLGSDTQAGGPAFDTVYADTRRWVREEIVDYIVPQIYWPLARQAVRYDTLARWWADTVRGRRVQLYIGMALYKVGTASALEPDWTVDGGVPEIARQLDVNASLPEVGGCMLFRQGFLAATQTQQVVDYLKLRWQDPSRN; this is encoded by the coding sequence ATGCGAGCGCCGCATGAACCGACTGCTTCCAGCGCAGGGCGCTATGGCATCGGTAGACGGCGCTTTCTTGGTTTGGGCTCGGCAGCGGTGGCGGCCGGGATCGTGGGTTCTCCGGCATGCGCGGCGATTCCCTTCGTTGGCCAGATGCGCGCAACCTGGGTGACCAGCGCTTTCAATCTCGATTGGCCAAGTGCCGCGTCTGTCCAGATTGTCGACCCTGCCGAGCGCGTCAGGGTGCAGCAGCAGGAACTGCTGGCAATCGTCGACCAGGCCCAGGCGATGCATTTGAATACCCTGGTCTTTCAGGTCAAACCCTGTGCCGACGCGTTGTACCGCTCGCGCATTCTGCCGTGGTCGCCGGTGTTGACAGGCGTGCTTGGAAAGCACCCAGGTTTCGATCCGCTGGCATTCCTGCTGCGGCATGCGCATGCGCGCGGCATCCACGTGCATGCCTGGCTCAATCCCTACCACGTGTCGACTCGCCTGGATCAGGCCACGCTCAATGCATTCACGACCGCATCGAATGATTCGCCGCAGAGCGTCTATGTGCGGCATCCGGACTGGGTTGGCGTTGCTGCTGATCGGCTGATGCTCAATCCGGGACTTCCGGCCGTGCGCCGCTGGATCTGCAAAGTGGTTGCTGAACTGGTGGCCTGCTACAACGTCGATGGCGTGCAGTTCGACGACTACTTCTACACCGAATCGGCGCAGTCCCCATTCGACGACGCGCAGACTTACGCCACGTATGGGTCCGGGTTCGCCGACAAAGGCGATTGGCGTCGGCACAACACCTATCGTTTGATGCGCGAGGTGGCCGGGACCATTCGCGCGATCAGGCCGGGTGTGGCATTCGGGGTCAGCCCGGCTGGCGTATGGCGCAATCGGCAGGATGATCCGCTGGGGTCGGACACGCAGGCAGGTGGGCCCGCGTTCGATACCGTGTACGCCGATACTCGCCGTTGGGTACGCGAAGAAATCGTCGACTACATCGTGCCACAGATCTACTGGCCGCTCGCCCGCCAAGCAGTGCGCTACGACACCCTCGCACGCTGGTGGGCGGACACCGTGCGCGGTCGTCGCGTGCAGCTTTACATCGGCATGGCGTTGTACAAAGTCGGGACTGCCAGTGCGCTGGAGCCAGATTGGACAGTCGACGGCGGCGTGCCGGAGATTGCCCGCCAGTTGGATGTGAATGCATCACTGCCGGAGGTTGGTGGGTGCATGCTGTTTCGACAGGGATTTCTCGCTGCAACCCAGACCCAACAGGTCGTGGACTATCTCAAGCTGCGTTGGCAAGATCCTTCGCGCAACTGA
- a CDS encoding GGDEF domain-containing protein has product MADQPEHPSRPRSGLRRLLSWGGGDTARPAAAMPSVMNSGRDGQDLAAHQLVPAKAKSGTHDPAAATALLMHLFSHAAHPEALLLAFAEGITSLHGELGDMGGRLSAAYAAGDWPGYGRALRQLIDKYIRTVDIGDSLAEGRTEAEQLRDLLRHALGNALATLLQRSPELAAEAQTLASALRHWRPGLELITLEQRLRELSHQIGLCAEDASEQQNLLFGLFDLLLENVGELLDDRSWLQGQISVVRQLISGPLDVSSIEQARGTLRGVIYKQGVLKQGIADSKTAMREMMVSFVDRLDGMATSTGEYHDRVAGYSQAIGDARGIPDLNRLLQDLLQDTAGVQAQALAARDELLSARRQVEESEQRIASLQQELKDVAGLVREDQLTSALNRRGFEELFQREAVRTQRSGQPLCVAMLDLDDFRRLNETHGHAGGDAALRHTVDVAKAVLRTTDAIARFGGEEFVLLLPDSTIFEASAAVIRLQRALSQRSLLYDDARVFISFSAGVALRHIDEAQDELIRRADRAMYDAKAAGKNRVISAD; this is encoded by the coding sequence ATGGCGGACCAGCCTGAACACCCAAGCCGCCCGCGTAGCGGGCTGCGTCGCCTGCTGTCTTGGGGCGGCGGGGATACCGCGCGCCCTGCCGCTGCGATGCCCAGCGTAATGAACAGCGGGCGCGACGGGCAAGATTTAGCGGCGCATCAGTTGGTCCCGGCCAAGGCCAAGTCCGGCACGCACGATCCAGCTGCTGCCACGGCACTATTGATGCATCTGTTTTCGCATGCCGCCCACCCGGAAGCGCTGCTGCTGGCGTTTGCCGAAGGCATCACCAGCCTGCACGGTGAACTCGGCGACATGGGGGGGCGCCTGAGCGCGGCGTATGCGGCCGGCGACTGGCCCGGCTACGGTCGCGCACTGCGTCAATTGATCGACAAATACATCCGCACCGTCGATATCGGCGATTCGCTGGCCGAAGGACGCACCGAAGCCGAGCAATTGCGCGACCTGCTGCGTCATGCGCTGGGCAATGCGCTAGCCACCCTGCTGCAACGCAGCCCGGAGCTGGCCGCAGAGGCGCAGACGCTGGCATCGGCGCTGCGCCATTGGCGCCCGGGGCTTGAGCTGATCACGCTGGAACAACGGCTGCGCGAGCTGAGCCATCAGATCGGGCTGTGTGCCGAAGACGCCAGCGAACAGCAGAACCTGTTGTTCGGCTTGTTCGATCTATTATTGGAAAACGTCGGCGAACTTCTGGACGATCGCAGCTGGTTGCAGGGTCAGATTTCGGTGGTGCGGCAGCTGATCTCCGGCCCGCTGGACGTCAGCTCGATCGAACAGGCACGCGGCACCTTGCGCGGGGTCATCTACAAGCAAGGCGTGCTCAAGCAAGGCATCGCCGATTCCAAGACCGCCATGCGCGAGATGATGGTGTCCTTCGTCGACCGGCTCGATGGGATGGCCACCAGCACCGGCGAATACCATGATCGCGTTGCCGGGTATTCGCAAGCGATCGGCGACGCTCGCGGCATTCCTGACCTCAACCGGCTATTGCAGGATCTGCTGCAGGACACCGCCGGCGTGCAGGCGCAGGCATTGGCCGCCCGCGATGAACTGCTTTCGGCACGCCGTCAGGTCGAAGAGTCCGAACAGCGCATCGCCTCGCTCCAACAAGAGCTCAAAGACGTCGCCGGCCTCGTGCGCGAAGACCAGCTCACCAGCGCGCTCAACCGGCGCGGCTTTGAAGAACTGTTCCAGCGCGAAGCCGTACGTACCCAGCGCAGCGGCCAACCGCTGTGCGTGGCGATGCTGGACCTGGACGACTTCCGCCGCCTCAACGAGACCCATGGCCATGCCGGTGGCGACGCCGCGCTGCGCCACACCGTGGACGTGGCTAAAGCGGTGTTGCGCACCACCGACGCCATCGCCCGTTTTGGCGGCGAGGAGTTCGTGTTGTTGCTGCCGGACTCGACCATTTTCGAGGCCAGCGCAGCGGTGATCCGCCTGCAACGCGCTTTGTCGCAGCGCTCGCTGTTGTACGACGATGCGCGCGTGTTCATCAGCTTCAGTGCTGGCGTGGCGCTACGGCACATCGACGAAGCTCAGGACGAGCTGATCCGCCGCGCCGACCGCGCCATGTACGACGCCAAGGCGGCCGGCAAGAATCGCGTGATCAGCGCCGACTAG